The window TGCAGATTAGAGATGACCTCACCGTTATCATGGTGGCCCCCAAATCCCCGGGAACCGAGGTGAGAGAAGAGTATAAAAGAGGTTTTGGCGTACCCACCCTGATTGCGGTACACAGGGAAAACGATCCCCAGGGCGTGGGGCTTGAACTTGCCAAAGCCTATGCAGCGGGCACGGGTGGCCACAAGGCCGGTGTTTTGCAATCCTCGTTTGTGGCCGAAGTTAAATCAGATCTCATGGGCGAACAGACCATTTTATGCGGGGTTCTGCAGACAGGTGCACTGCTGTGCTATGACAAGATGATTGAAGGCGGCATGGATGAAGGATACGCCTCCAAACTGGTCCAATATGGCTGGGAAACCGTAACCGAAGCCCTGAAACACGGCGGTATCACCAACATGATGGACAGGCTGTCCAATCCGGCTAAAATCAAGGCCTTTGAATTAAGCGAACAGCTTAAGGAGATCTGGACGCCCTTGTATAACAAGCACATGGATGACATCATGACAGGCTATTTTTCAAAGACCATGATGGAAGACTGGGCCAATGATGACGCCAATCTGCTCAAATGGCGTGACCAGACCCAGGATACGGCTTTTGAAAAATCAACGTCCCAAGGTGCAGATATCCCGGAACAGGAATATTTTGACAACGGCATTCTTATGGTGGCCATGATCAAGGCAGGCGTGGAACTAGCCTTTGACACCATGGTGTCCGCCGGTATTATTCCGGAATCTGCCTATTATGAATCTTTGCATGAGGTGCCGCTGATCTCTAACCTCATTGCCAGGAAAAAACTGTATGAAATGAACGTGGTGATCTCAGATACTGCGGAATACGGCTGTTATCTGTTTGCCCATACTGCTGTGCCCCTGCTCAAAGAGTTCATGGCAGGCCTTGATACGGATGTGATCGGCAAAGGTCTGACTGTCGAGGACAACAGGGTGGACAACATCCGTCTGATCCAGGTCAACGATGCCATCCGGAATCATCCTGTGGAGATTGTGGGCAAAAAACTGCGCGGGTATATGGGGGCCATGAAAGCTTTGCGTTAAAAATTCAGCTTTTCTGCTGGAACGACACCATGCCAGGTGTGACTTAGGCGTTGATGCAGCCCTCCTGCATCAACGCTTGCCCTAAAATTCTATCTTACCAAAAATCTCTTCTTGAACCATCTCGGCCAGTTCCCTTCCGGTTACAGGTTTCTGGACATATCTCCTTATACCCTCCTGCAGAGCGGCTTCCCGTGTGTAGCTTTCATGAAATCCCGTACACAAAATAATCGGCATATCCGGTCTTAGCGCAAGGATGCCCTTTGCCAGGTCCCTTCCGTTCATTCTGGGCATACCCATGTCTGTTATGACAATATCATACCTGTCAGGGGAATGCTCAAAGGCTTCCATGGCGGCCTTTCCGTCAATAAAAGCCGTTACCTGGTATCCCAATGTTCTAAGAATTCTCTGGGTGGCCTGGAGTATAAGGACTTCGTCTTCGGCCAGCAAAATTCGTCCCGTGCCACGAAATATTCCCCGGGGTATGGGCTGAACTGTATTTCCACTGTGTGATGGTTCCGCTATGGGTAAAAAGATATTGAATTTTGTTCCCCGGCCCACCTGACTGGTAACAACAATGAACCCCCCATGCTTTTTGATAACCCCTTCCACCACGGCAAGTCCCAGTCCCGTCCCCCGGCTCATCTCCTTGGTGGTGAAGTACGGATCAAAAATTCTGTCCATGGTCTCCTGCTCAATGCCTTTTCCTGTGTCCGTCACCCTTAACCGCACATAATTGCCGGGGGAACAGCCCTGGCGAACACGGGTTTCGTCCAGATAGAAATCCTGAAGGGACACGGTAATACGCCCCTGATTGTGGTTTCCAATGGCATGATAGGCGTTGGTGCACAGATTTATGATCACCTGGTGGATCTGGGTGGCATCGACCATCACCTGGCTCTGGCTGCTGATAGTTTCTGAAATTTCAATGCTTGTGGGGATGGATGATCGCAAAAATTTTACGGATTCCCTGACGATTAGATAGAGCTTCAAGGCCTTGTGTTCATGTTCCACCTGCCTGCTGAATGTCAGGATCTGTTGAACAAGATCACCTGCCCGGGTGGCCCCCTTAATTACATGGGCCAGATTTTTGCGGACCGCTTGGGTGTCGTCGATTTGCATCTCCAGAAGTTGGGCATATCCCAGAATACCGGACAGAATATTGTTAAAATCATGGGCAATACCACCGGCCAGAGTGCCGATGGCCTCCATTTTTCTGGAATGCTGGAGCTGCCGTTCCATTTCAAGGTCCTGGCTTATATCTCTGGCAATCTCAATCACCTGATGATCATCCAGGGGAACAACATTTACCTTGGCAGGGCACCGGCTTTTATCCGGACGGATGTAAACGATTGTTTCCGGTGGGATCATGGACTGGGCCGGGCCTGATGTCCGCATGGGATCGCCCACCTCTTTTTCCAGTCCGGTTAAATCATTTCTGGTTAATTTCCGGATCTCTTTTGTGGAACGGCCGGTGAGTTTCTCTGCGGCTCTGTTGCAGTCCCGGTATTGGCCGTTTTTTTTATCCACAATAAAGATGGCATCATTGGATCTCTCAAATAAGGTGCGATATCGGTATTCGCTTTGCTGGAGCGCATCAAAGGCCCGGACCGCCCGTAGGCATTCCTTGGAATAGGAAGCAAGAATAGTTCCGACCTCCTTGTCCTGGGCAGTGAAGGGTGGTGTTTTTTTGTTGTGGAGGCTGACTACGGCCTCAACCTTTGTGCCGTCGAGGGAGTCAAGAATGGGGAAAATGATGAGCGAATTGTCTTTATATCCACCCCATGAACTTGAAATAAACTGGTTTTCCCGGGTGATATTCCTGATGAGTAACGGCGTTTGGGTTGTTACCACATGATTCAGGATTGAATGTGAAAATAAAGGCGAAGGAAGGGTCACGGCAGCATGCCCCGGATCCAGAGACGCCATAAGTCGCAGCCCGGTGCGGGTTGACATATAGAAGCTTCCGCCATCGGCATCCATAAGCATTGCAAATTTTTCAAGAAGCAGGCCTGGAAACCTGACCATGTCACTGCACAGATGAAGTCCGCCAACAGTTTCCACCAGGGAATGCAGACGGCTGTTAAAGTCGGACAGTATTGAACAGGTCTGTTCAAGCTCTGCAGCTTTGTCTGTGACGTTATTTCCAGATTCAGGCATGAATAAGCGTATCCGAATTATTTCCCAAGCAGGCCCCCGAAATAGGCAGCTACTCCTGCAAAGATTCCTGACTACCTCCCTGTCCTTGAATTTCCTGGGGGGCAGGGTTGTTGTTGGAAGTGGCCACAAATTTAATCTTCACCGCATCATCCGAGTCCATGGAGACATCAATGCCGAATTCATCGAATGTTTTCAGCATCACTGCATTGGCAAACTGCGTGGGCGTACCTTTGTATCTGACCTCCATGATGGCATGGGAAGATCCAAGCTCTTTGGGTGAAATATCTTCAATGTCCTTGATCTCTTTGAGCTGATGCTTCAGGGCAATGAACCGGTTCAGAAAATTGTCCCCCTCCACATAGAGATCAAAGGTTTTTTTATCTTTCACGGCTTCGGTCCAGAACCCTTCAATTTTTTCCTTCAAGGCAAGTCCCGCTGTGTCTGCGGCCAGGGCCAGGGCCTGGCCCGCACCCTGGGTATCGATGCTTTTGGCCGTGGCCGTGGCCTTGGTCTGGATCACCTCTTTCTGGGAAGCCATGTCCAGCACCGTAAACGAAACGTTGGCTTCAAAGGTTTTTTCATCCCCCATCCGGTTAAAGGACTCCTGGGTCGATGCCATGCCAAAGATCACCATGTCAGCTTTAAGAGCCTGTCCCAGGGTCATGGCTGCTGTCTGGTCATACATGTCAGAAAATACAATATTATATGAAGCAGGGTCCGGGTATTCATTTTCTGTGGCAATCAAAGGTATATGGGCTTTCTTGAACACTGCTTTCAGACTTTTTTCCGTGACGGATGAGAGTGCGGGCTGGCCTTGTGACGGCCACCACCAGCACCGGGGCTGGATATCTTCAATCCCCTGTTCTGCAATGAGCAGAAG is drawn from uncultured Desulfobacter sp. and contains these coding sequences:
- the ilvC gene encoding ketol-acid reductoisomerase, yielding MGTNYFNTLPLRLQLEELSQCRFMDPSEFNGVEALRGKKIVIVGCGSQGLHQGLNLRDSGLDVSYTLREAAISGKRQSWKNATENGFAVGTYEQMLPSADLVINLTPDKQHSNVIESIMPLIKKNACLSYSHGFNIVEEGMQIRDDLTVIMVAPKSPGTEVREEYKRGFGVPTLIAVHRENDPQGVGLELAKAYAAGTGGHKAGVLQSSFVAEVKSDLMGEQTILCGVLQTGALLCYDKMIEGGMDEGYASKLVQYGWETVTEALKHGGITNMMDRLSNPAKIKAFELSEQLKEIWTPLYNKHMDDIMTGYFSKTMMEDWANDDANLLKWRDQTQDTAFEKSTSQGADIPEQEYFDNGILMVAMIKAGVELAFDTMVSAGIIPESAYYESLHEVPLISNLIARKKLYEMNVVISDTAEYGCYLFAHTAVPLLKEFMAGLDTDVIGKGLTVEDNRVDNIRLIQVNDAIRNHPVEIVGKKLRGYMGAMKALR
- a CDS encoding response regulator; its protein translation is MPESGNNVTDKAAELEQTCSILSDFNSRLHSLVETVGGLHLCSDMVRFPGLLLEKFAMLMDADGGSFYMSTRTGLRLMASLDPGHAAVTLPSPLFSHSILNHVVTTQTPLLIRNITRENQFISSSWGGYKDNSLIIFPILDSLDGTKVEAVVSLHNKKTPPFTAQDKEVGTILASYSKECLRAVRAFDALQQSEYRYRTLFERSNDAIFIVDKKNGQYRDCNRAAEKLTGRSTKEIRKLTRNDLTGLEKEVGDPMRTSGPAQSMIPPETIVYIRPDKSRCPAKVNVVPLDDHQVIEIARDISQDLEMERQLQHSRKMEAIGTLAGGIAHDFNNILSGILGYAQLLEMQIDDTQAVRKNLAHVIKGATRAGDLVQQILTFSRQVEHEHKALKLYLIVRESVKFLRSSIPTSIEISETISSQSQVMVDATQIHQVIINLCTNAYHAIGNHNQGRITVSLQDFYLDETRVRQGCSPGNYVRLRVTDTGKGIEQETMDRIFDPYFTTKEMSRGTGLGLAVVEGVIKKHGGFIVVTSQVGRGTKFNIFLPIAEPSHSGNTVQPIPRGIFRGTGRILLAEDEVLILQATQRILRTLGYQVTAFIDGKAAMEAFEHSPDRYDIVITDMGMPRMNGRDLAKGILALRPDMPIILCTGFHESYTREAALQEGIRRYVQKPVTGRELAEMVQEEIFGKIEF